The following coding sequences lie in one Candidatus Zixiibacteriota bacterium genomic window:
- a CDS encoding NAD(P)H-dependent oxidoreductase subunit E: MNSNSAVTDLCSTCNYFATCTYRQGREGPIQYCEMFAEIIDGYGGAHGGIIASLEEIQSKYGYLPPEALKMVAEKTGRSLVDVYGVATFYRAFSLKPRGRHLISVCLGTACHVRGGPAVALEIEKQLGIQAGNTTPDQEFTFETVNCLGACALGPIVVIDGHYFSKVRPNMVRDILDKARSGLDRVEIVTDQRIFPIDVSCARCNHTLMDPRHLIDGHPSIRVTVAFDHKHGWLALSSLYGSYNTESEYEIPLKTLVQFFCPYCHAELLGGSKCGECNAPMVPMIVRGGGIVQICSRKGCKGHLLDLSSALVY; encoded by the coding sequence ATGAATTCAAACAGCGCTGTTACAGATCTCTGCTCGACCTGTAACTACTTCGCCACCTGCACCTATCGCCAGGGACGTGAAGGTCCGATTCAATACTGCGAAATGTTCGCCGAAATCATAGACGGTTACGGAGGCGCGCACGGAGGGATTATAGCCTCACTCGAGGAGATTCAATCCAAGTACGGATATTTGCCCCCGGAAGCGCTCAAAATGGTGGCAGAAAAGACCGGTCGCTCGTTAGTTGATGTGTATGGGGTAGCGACTTTCTATCGGGCATTCAGTCTCAAGCCTCGGGGGCGGCATCTGATATCGGTCTGTCTGGGTACAGCCTGCCATGTTCGCGGCGGACCTGCCGTAGCGCTCGAGATAGAAAAGCAGCTGGGCATCCAGGCCGGTAATACTACCCCGGACCAGGAATTCACTTTTGAAACTGTCAACTGCCTGGGGGCATGCGCTCTCGGACCGATTGTGGTCATTGACGGGCATTACTTCTCAAAAGTCCGACCCAATATGGTAAGAGATATACTTGATAAAGCGCGGTCAGGTCTGGACCGTGTCGAAATAGTTACCGACCAGCGCATTTTCCCCATAGACGTCAGTTGCGCCCGCTGTAATCATACTCTTATGGACCCGCGACACCTTATAGATGGGCACCCTTCCATCAGGGTTACCGTCGCGTTTGACCACAAACACGGGTGGTTAGCGCTATCGAGTCTTTATGGAAGTTACAACACTGAATCCGAATACGAAATACCACTCAAAACCCTTGTGCAATTTTTCTGTCCCTACTGTCACGCCGAATTGCTTGGCGGTTCCAAGTGCGGCGAGTGCAACGCCCCTATGGTTCCGATGATTGTTCGCGGCGGTGGGATAGTTCAAATTTGTTCGCGCAAAGGTTGCAAAGGGCATCTGCTCGACCTGAGCAGCGCCCTGGTTTATTGA